Genomic segment of Rattus norvegicus strain BN/NHsdMcwi chromosome 7, GRCr8, whole genome shotgun sequence:
agaacccagggccttgaattgctaggcaagcgctctaccactgagctaaatccccaacccttatttcTGCAATTCAAACGCAGGTCAAAGACCAGAGAAGTGAGGCATTAGTAATTATTAGGATTGCACAGGAGTGCACATCAGACGGCTGGAGTCCCTGAAGCCTACGTCATCCTGCGTGAGCAGATGCCCGTCTCATTTTGACTCAGAGTCTGTCCCTCTGCTTGTCTTCTATAAGTCATGTGGCTGTACCTGCTGGCACTGGTGGGCCTGTGGAACCTCCTGCGCTTGTTCAGGGAGAGGAAGATGGTAAGCCATCTCCAAGACAAGTATGTCTTCATCACGGGCTGTGACTCAGGCTTTGGGAACCTGCTGGCCAGACAGCTGGACAGGAGAGGCATGAGGGTGCTGGCTGCATGTCTGACTGAGAAGGGAGCCGAGCAGCTGAGGAGCAAGACATCGGACAGGCTGGAGACAGTGATCCTTGATGTCACCAAGACAGAGAGTATTGTGGCAGCCACTCAGTGGGTGAAGGAGCGAGTTGGGAACAGAGGTACCATTGAGATTCCTGTCTGTGTtgttggtctctgtgtgtgtgtgtgaagggaagGCCTGTGTAGTCCCGAAAAGATCCTAATGGGGGTCTGGGTGGAGTTGGAGTAACTGCAGACTGTGCCCGTCTCCAGCATGTCATTTTGTCCTCTTACTTCTACACTGGATTCTCCAAGCTCTGCATTCCTGGTCTGCTGGTGCCTTGGGAAGATGTCATGAGCAACTCTTCCCTGTCCTCTTTGTCTTCCTATGCAGAAAGACTGGGCTGTTGGCTGCTGAGTCCTAGGTTAGAGacagtgaggaggaaggagagccCTGGGGTCCTGGAGTCTACCCTCTGTGTGAAGGTCATGTGCCTGATTGCATCTGCTTTTTCAGTCCTGGAACATGTTCTTATGTATGACCTGTGCACCTTTACAGGGACAGCCACCACCATTGCCCTTCAAAACCCAATGTCAAGGAATGTCTTAGGACAGTAAAAGCTaggcatttctctctctctctctctctctctctctctctctctctctctctctctcacacacacacacacacacacacacacacacatacacacacacagccatccctttctccctgtctttccctctcctgcatttgttttattatttaaaaataaatgtatgtaaatataaaataaaaccagttaTCCTTCTAAACTCTAGACTGTCAAACTTCAATTAACATACCATTTAGTATACAGTGGATAAAACTAGTAATTCCCTTGTCCTGTGTGTTTAATGTGCCTTTTTTCTACTTTGAAAAG
This window contains:
- the LOC120093075 gene encoding uncharacterized protein LOC120093075 isoform X3, with the protein product MWLYLLALVGLWNLLRLFRERKVVSHLQDKYVFITGCDSGFGNLLARQLDRRGMRVLAACLTEKGAEQLRSKTSDRLETVILDVTKTESIVAATQWVKERVGNRVMWLYLLALVGLWNLLRLFRERKMVSHLQDKYVFITGCDSGFGNLLARQLDRRGMRVLAACLTEKGAEQLRSKTSDRLETVILDVTKTESIVAATQWVKERVGNRERLGCWLLSPRLETVRRKESPGVLESTLCVKVMCLIASAFSVLEHVLMYDLCTFTGTATTIALQNPMSRNVLGQ